ttcccatggacagagaagcctggcaggctatagtctataggattgcaaagagctggacatgactgaagcgacttaacacgcatgcatgcatagaCCAAACAGGAAAAATCGAGGAGCCAGACTTATATAGCAAAATCAGTGCCAGCATCTAACGAAACACAAATTGTCACATCATGAGCACTGTTTCCATGGTGGCCAACTAGCATATCATGAAGGTTAGATTATAATAtcctaaaatgaaaacaaaaacaaattcaagtgaagaatctaaaaataaactcaaatcacCTACAAAGCATTTTTTAACAAGCTAATATGGTTTTTAGTTGTCAAATAATTTTAGTAACCAAATCTACATCTCCAAAATATTAACTGATATCACTGAAAATACTAAGAAATCCTCTAGTAACAATTCCCTATATgttccatagggcttccctgttggctcagatggtaaagaatcctcctgcaaggtgcaagagctgggttcaatccctgggtcgggaagattccctggaggagggcacggcaacccactccagtattcttgcctggaaaattcccatggacagaggagcctggtgggccacagcccatggggtcacaaagagtcagacacgactgagcgactaggcacacaGCACACATGTTCCATAATactgctttgcaaataaaatattctcaaaacAGTGCCTTTATAAAGTAATAATCAATGTAACACACTATAACCATGAGTTGATTTTCTGCAACAAACTTATCaggaacaaactagaaaggtCGAGGATTACAAATGCTTAAGAATAACATAACATGTTATCAattatgcttagtcactcagtcctgtctgactttttgcgaccccatggactgttgcccaccaggctcctctgtccatgaggattctccaggcaagaatactggagcaggttgccatgccttcctccaggggatcttcccaacccagggatcgaagccaggtttcccaaattgcaggcggattctgaatCACCAGGGGAGAAAAGCTCAAGCTTTTCATGTATATTTATCAGTATGTCAGCACAAAGGAAGTTGATCTGTTAATTAGGGCTTTTATAGTtactgaatgggcttccctggtggctcagtgataaagaatccacctgccaacactggagatgcaggtttaatccctggattggaagatgccctggagaaggaaatggcaacccactccagtattcctgcctggaaaatcccatggacagaggagcctggcgggctacagtcactgGGATTgaaaaagactcagacatgacttaacaactaaacaatagTTACTGAATATTCTAAATCAGAGTCAATTTAAGAGCTTTAAAATAAAGTTCTTTTACCCAGAGATCAGAATCTTTGATGGTGGTGCTTTGGAAATGAATCTGAATTCTGAAGTCTCCTGATTCTGGGGCACAGCCAGGTTGAGAAATCACTCATCTAATCTGTCTCATTTAGACAAATTCTCTAACTTCATTAACTTGTTCACAAAGtctaaaaacaaatgataatCTCAGTAAGTAAGTGtaacattaaaaacaattataaCTATTTTTATGTAACTTGCTGAAGGTTAAAAAATATAGCAAGTGATACTACTACCATATTATGAAGGAGTAGGGAAAAGGACACTCTAATATGCTACTGCTGATCGTCTTTGTTATTGTTTTCCTGGAGAAGAGTAACCACTTTTATGTATTATAAGTCTGAAAATCCTGGCCACACTCTAACTCAGTAATCTCATTATGGGGAATCCATTGTAAGGAAATAATTAAGGGTGTTAAACTGTTGTGCAATATTGcttatttttacataaaactggaaacaataagatataaaatttaatttaaaaataaaactatatatcataattattgtggtaaaatagtTTGGGCAAATAATTATGCTAATGTACATCAATACAGTGGAGTACTATGAAGCCATTAAGAAGGGTGGCATGGAAAAATATTGTGCTGTGAAAGAATTTTTACTGACATAGATGCTcgtaatatattaaattttaaaacagtttacaTAGCACATTTCTTCCCACAATAATagtcacacacagagagaaaaagaccagATTGCGAACAATGGTTACCTCTTGGCAGAATAAAGACTGCTGCTCTGTACTATCCAAAATCTGTAATTAGTTTTACTTTTgcaattagaaaattttaaaaatatggatagAAAGacatttgaggacttccctggtggtacagtggataagaatacacctgccaatgcaagggacatgggttcgatccctggcctgggaagattccacgtgcctcagggcaactgagcacaagtgccacaactatggagcccgtgctctacagcccacgagccacaactactgagcccaaagtggggcagctactgaagcccacacacctagaacctgtgctctgcaacaagagacccaccacagtgagaagccctgcGCTAcacctagagaggagcccccacctgccacaactagagaagagcccaaggacagcaacaaagacccagtgcagccaataaataaccaactacaattttaaaaaatacatctgatTTTATCACTTTCTGAATTCAGCAGCAGTACCAAAAGTTCATCAGAATTCCTTTAGACTTGGAATTGAGCAAAGTGCTTTaatcatttgtttatcttttaaatgaatatgcagtcacagacgtagaaaacaaacatatggttaccaggggtggaaggttggggtggggagatcatttggaagactgggattgacatatacacattactctATATAAAGTAGAAAACGAataggacctactgtgtagcacagagaactctactcaatattctgtaatgggaaaagaatctaaaaaggagtggacaaaaaaataaataaaaaagagtagacatatgtataactgattcactttggtgaATTATTTATGTCaccggaaactaacacaaaattgtaaatcaactatactccatgaaaaatttttaaaataaataaatatgcaaaggcAACTTAAAATTAACTAATCAAAGGATTAAGTGAGTCCTCACTTTACACTCAGTGTCATGTGAGGAATCACAGGGATTCAAGAAATATAGCACTTTGGGATAACAATAATGATAAtcttatgaaaatataaatgaaaaatgaaaaaatgttagtaatacttcttttaaaaagtactaaaatgtttaaatttgatttttgttaCATTTTGGGTATTTTTCTGTAAGAATGTATTTTAGAAATGAGTAATGATGGGAAATGGCTCAGGtactaattttcattttaaaatgtatcagtgtcagacttccctggcggtccagtggttaagactctgagtttcaAATACAGTGGgcagaggttcaatccccggtAAGGGACTAAAAGCCTACATGCTGCACggtgtggccaagaaaaaaaaaatgtgttatcaGTCTTAAAATTAATCTATATCCTGGTACAGTTTCTAATTGAACTTCTCAGCATATAtaacaaatcaaaagaaagcactctgctataaataaaagagaatttcagCAAACGCTTAGTAACTCAATCTTATCTACCAAAAAAAATTCACTCCTTTCtctcacaaaaacaaaaattcaggaTAACTGGAAAGTAAACAACTACATGATGTCCTGAATTCATTCCATCCTAGTAAGTGAGTAAGtaattgaaagtcgctcagtcgtatccgactctttgcgaccccaaggagtATACActccatgtaattctctaggccagaatactggagtgggtagcctttcccttctccaggggatcttcccaacccagggatcgaacccaggtctccctcactgcaggcagattctttaccaactgggccaccATCCTAAAGTCatgttaaatttaattttagCCCTTCTTCTATAACAACCATGTTGATTCTGGAATACACAGATTTCAAGCCACATGAGTGacagtttgatttcttttatacactgtttaatatatttaaatggcCAGCATGATGAAATAAGGAACATGATCCAAATTTTCTGAGAAACAAGGTTGAAATGACATACTTTGAACACTAAGATAAAGCTCATAGTAACCTCTGAATTAATAAAACGGTTCCTCAGAAGAGAATGAAGTTCAACAGTGGCTTAGGGTCTGTTTCCTAGGAACTGCCTGTGTCCATCCATACGACTCTCCACAGTCACACTTAACTGGTCATCATCCATGCCAGGTCAAtcagtccttctccaggggttttagAACtggaagcaagagagttcctccctctctccctggtgGCTAAAGTGATAAAATGGGAAACTCTTTTCCcgttatagagtattgagtagagttacaGAGTAGACTATTACAGAGAACTGAgtggagttctctgtgctataaagtaggtcaGCTATCTACTTTTCTACTTCATGAAGAAAGTTGGCCTGTggtaagagaaaaacagagtcagCAGAAACAAAGAAGAGAGGACCGAATCCCGATGGCTTTGAGTCCCTGATCCTGGATATTTATCTCCAAATCTTGTTTTGTGTCTGTCACTTGCAATTAAAAGAATCTTAACATACATAATCAGGCATCTTTCACTTTACAGTAGAACTGAAAAGCTAGCTACTTCTTGACTAAATGACCTAAGATATTGTACATTAGCTAACCTTTCTATTTCTGAGACTTTGGTTCCAGGTCTACAAATAGGACTATAATGTTCCTTGTCCTTAGCCCTACAGAACTGTTCTGTGGATCAAATGAGAGTGTGTGCAAGCAAATACCTTGTAAATCATAAAGAGAGATTTGAACAATATTACCAGTCATTTTAGTTGTTGTGATTACAAAAGGGGAGCTTTAAAATTTCAAGTTGACATAAGTACTTATTAACTTAGTCAAGAGATTTATATATATGGTCCCTCTTAAGTTACTTTCAATTCTATTTAACAGTTAAAATACACAGTGATAACAAATTCTAAACGAAttatacaaaaacaaaatccagatgTATACTAGGAGAGTATACAAAATGGTCACCATTTTAAAAGTGTGCctacttaaatttttttgtacCAAAGAGCAAATAATACTGTTAAACTACCCtgtgtatgaaaaagaaaatacatagtatatatatattagaactcagcaagaaattttttaaagagaaaatttagtATACATTCTGATTCTCATCCAATGAAGTAAAGATTTTGAAGTACTAAAAGGACCTCACTATCCCTAAGTGACATCATGTTAAGTCTAGTGTTTTCTTAGGTCTGAAACACTGTAAAGgacaaaagaataaaggaaatacaCTGATTAGAAAACATTAAGAGAAGTAATGTCTTTGAAACACTGCTTAACAATTTTGTTACTGTTCTTTGGTTTCATTAGGAAAAAATTccagaatttaaatttttattctccaAAGGAGTTCTGAAAGTAAAAGAGTTATCTATGAGAAGATAATTAAGAACTCTAAAATCTCCAGAAGGGGAGCAACTCACCTCAAACTGAGTCACATCTCTGTAAGAAGGAAAGTTTTCAACCACCAGGTGCAATAACTTCTGAGCACTTTTATCACTTTTTTGGACACAATTAAGAAAAGAGCCTCCAAACTTCTCAAGTAGAATTTTCCCGGTTTCATTGAGAATACGATGCCTCTCTTCTATCAAAGGCATGGGGACATCTGTGTCAGACCGGAGTATATGTCGAACCTCATCAAGGGTCACTGTGGCATAGTAGGAAGCACTAGTTATTGGGATCCCTAAGGAAGAAAAGCACATGCAGAGGAACAATGTCATACTTTTATATTCATTAGACCCTTGCTTTTACAACATACAATTAAAATGAAACCACTTAAGTATTACAGGAAAGAACTAAAAGTAGATGAATAATTAAAAAACCAGAAACCGATCCCTCATTCTGTATTTGCTCATCTGTACTTACTCATCCACTTCTAACAATTGTAATATTACATCAAATGTATTCTGACTGTGTAAAGTGTATGATAATATTTGTCCCTTTGCTCCTCAGATGTCATCAGAGGGGTGTTCCCTAGAAAACTGACTTTCAGTCTTAGCTGCGACAGTGGTAAGTATCAGAATCATTTCACACGGAACAAAGATTTCATGCCAGCTTCTCGTACTTTTATTTTAAGCAGAGATACCGGCAATAAATTCGGCTTATCAATACATTATTCCGTGTCCCAACCCACTCTGTGGGACCCTCCCAGTAAAATGCAATCTCAAAGCCACTGGGTCTGACCGGGAGTAGGGGTACCGACCTTCGTCCAGAGCTCTGTTGACCGCGGCGCACAGGGACCAGTACCCACTGTACGTCTTTCCCCCGAACCCCACCAGACATTTGTGCTCGTCACTCTCCGACCAGAAAGAGAAGTTGAGCGTGTCTATCACGAACACCCAGTTAACGGCGGCCTCGTCTGCGCCCCTAGGGTTCAGCTCGTGAATCGCCTTCCAGCCCCCAATGCGCAGCTCGGGCCCCGTGGCCTTGGCCAGCAGCAGCTCGGCCACCCTCCGCACGCCTCCGTGGTCAATGAACACATCTCGACTGTTCTCGGCAATGAATTTTGCAGACTCCCTGGGAGTCAGAAGCCCGTCCATCCCGCACTTCTCCTGTGGGACTGGAACCGACACTTTTGCCGGCGGGCTGGCCAAACGCCCTTCCCTCTCTAGCAGGGACAAAGGCCAGGGTCCCCTACGactttccctcccttcccaccGCGGGTTCGTTGCCCTAACAGGCTCCCGTCCTCTCAGAGAGGATAAGAGAACCGACAGTGTCCAATCCCCTTACGGCCCCGCGCGCACCACTGGGGCACAGCGAAAACCAGCCCGAGGCCGCAGGCACTTCCGGGAGGGTGGCCCCGCCCACTCGGGCCCGGGCACGCGCCCGAGACCCGCTTCCGGTTCTGAAGGTCCGGAAACCGCCTCGAAGCGTCGGTCGCGCGCCTGCTGGGAGTTGCCCAACCTGAGACCTGAGGGCTTGCTCAGCTGTTTTGCCCGTGCACCCACCCTCCCCCGGGCAGGTGGGCCTGCGAGACGCAGTGGCCCGAGTTTCAACGACTCCAACCAGTGTACTGTGTTGCTCCCAGTCGGCTTCTGCGTTTCTCCTGTCTACTGAGGGCGAAGTCTGGGCAGGACACCGTTGGCGACACGCTGCAGCCAAGTTCCTGGGACTCGAGGAACTTTATGGCCGTGGGTGATCGTGTCGGGGACCGAGCCACCCCAAGACTGCGACACGGGTTGGCGGTCCCCCCAACCCCTCTCCCCCAGGCAGTCCTCTTCATTTTGCTGTATTCTTGGcccctttggtggctcagacggtaaaggatccgtctgcaatgcgggagacctgggttcgatccccgggttgagaagattccctggagaaggaaatggcaacccactccagtatttttgcctggagaatccccatggacagaagagcctggcggactacagtccatggggttgcaaagagtcaggcaagactgagcaaataagcacaccTGGCCCATTGGGAGATTTAGGACCAGTTGGAATGTTTGGAAAAATGGATGAGGAAACATCTATTTAAATTGTTAAATTAATCTTGTGTGTCTGGATTTGTGCTTAAATA
This portion of the Muntiacus reevesi chromosome 10, mMunRee1.1, whole genome shotgun sequence genome encodes:
- the QNG1 gene encoding queuosine 5'-phosphate N-glycosylase/hydrolase translates to MDGLLTPRESAKFIAENSRDVFIDHGGVRRVAELLLAKATGPELRIGGWKAIHELNPRGADEAAVNWVFVIDTLNFSFWSESDEHKCLVGFGGKTYSGYWSLCAAVNRALDEGIPITSASYYATVTLDEVRHILRSDTDVPMPLIEERHRILNETGKILLEKFGGSFLNCVQKSDKSAQKLLHLVVENFPSYRDVTQFEGKRISFYKRAQILVADTWSVLEGKGDGCFEDISSITMFADYRLPQVLVYLGALKYSDELLEKLLTGEMLFYGTRQEVEIRGCSVWCVELIRDCLLELIEKKGEETTGEINSILLDYYLWDYARDHREDMKGVPFHRTRCIYY